One stretch of Juglans microcarpa x Juglans regia isolate MS1-56 chromosome 3D, Jm3101_v1.0, whole genome shotgun sequence DNA includes these proteins:
- the LOC121255640 gene encoding probable peroxygenase 4, with protein MSSSSTPANHNQKEIDGHIIPTDQDVLQKHVAFFDRNHDGVIYPWETFQGFRAIGSGLFLSTVSALFINFGLSRKTRPGKFPSLLFPIEVKNIQKAKHGSDSGVYDSEGRFVPSKFEEIFSKHALTYPSSLTSDELMRMLKANRAPKDYGGWLASYTEWKVLYILCKDKNGLLPKETIKAVYDGSLFERMEKERLSAKKKAVV; from the exons ATGTCCTCCTCATCTACACCTGCGAATCATAATCAGAAAG AAATTGATGGGCATATTATACCTACGGATCAGGACGTCCTGCAGAAACATGTTGCATTCTTTGATAGGAATCATGACGGCGTGATTTATCCTTGGGAAACTTTTCAAG GTTTTCGTGCGATTGGGAGTGGGCTCTTTCTGTCAACCGTCTCTGCCTTATTCATAAACTTTGGTCTCAGCCGGAAAACTCGTcct GGGAAATTTCCTTCTCTCCTCTTTCCAATTGAGGTTAAAAACATTCAAAAAGCCAAACACGGGAGTGACTCTGGTGTATATGACTCTGAAGGAAG GTTTGTTCCTTCGAAGTTTGAAGAAATTTTCAGCAAGCATGCTCTTACCTACCCAAGTTCTTTAACATCAGATGAACTGATGCGGATGCTGAAGGCTAACAGGGCTCCCAAGGACTATGGTGGATG GCTTGCTAGCTATACAGAGTGGAAGGTCCTATATATCCTCTGCAAGGACAAGAATGGCTTACTGCCGAAGGAAACAATTAAAGCTGTTTATGATGGAAGCTTGTTTGAACGGATGGAGAAGGAAAGATTGTCGGCGAAAAAGAAAGC TGTTGTGTAA
- the LOC121255641 gene encoding plasmodesmata-located protein 6-like: protein MSVTVIRRALSLLSLCVFLLTISTLTTPSTSATDTFVFGGCSPLKYTPGSPYENNVNSILTALVNSAMFTAYNNFTTLGSNPQDTVYGLFQCRGDLQGNDCARCIARSVSQLGTLCLNSCGGALQLEGCFVKYDNTTFLGVEDKTVVVKKCGPAFGYDSDALTRRDAALAYLGTGDGGPYNTYRTSYSGNVQGVAQCVGDLSPSECQDCLGNAIGLLKTECGTAAWGDMFLAKCYVRYLEGGVRSHARKDDDNDTNDELDKTLAIIIGGIAVVALLILFLSFLSRLSEKGKGGK from the exons ATGTCTGTGACTGTGATTCGAAGAGCTCTTTCTTTATTGTCTCTTTGTGTCTTCCTTCTCACCATCTCAACCCTCACGACCCCATCGACTTCGGCCACGGACACCTTCGTCTTTGGTGGGTGCTCTCCGCTAAAGTACACGCCCGGTTCGCCCTACGAGAACAACGTCAACTCGATCCTCACCGCCCTGGTCAACTCAGCCATGTTCACCGCCTATAACAACTTCACTACTCTCGGCTCCAACCCTCAAGACACGGTCTACGGCCTCTTCCAATGCCGCGGAGACCTCCAGGGCAATGACTGCGCCCGCTGCATCGCTCGCTCGGTGAGTCAACTCGGTACCCTTTGCCTCAACTCGTGCGGTGGAGCGTTGCAGCTTGAAGGTTGTTTCGTCAAGTATGATAACACCACCTTCTTGGGGGTGGAGGACAAGACGGTGGTGGTCAAGAAATGTGGGCCGGCGTTTGGATACGACTCCGACGCGTTGACCCGGAGAGATGCTGCGCTGGCGTACTTGGGGACCGGCGACGGTGGGCCCTACAACACGTACCGGACGAGTTACTCGGGGAATGTCCAGGGCGTGGCGCAGTGCGTGGGGGACTTGAGTCCGAGCGAGTGCCAGGATTGCCTAGGGAACGCGATCGGACTGCTGAAGACCGAGTGTGGCACCGCGGCGTGGGGCGACATGTTCTTGGCCAAGTGTTACGTGCGCTACCTAGAAGGCGGCGTCCGCTCGCACGCCAGAAAGG ATGATGATAATGACACTAATGATGAGTTGGACAAGACGCTTGCAATTATAATCGGAGGCATAGCAGTGGTTGCATTGCTCATACTCTTCCTTTCCTTCTTAAGTAGGCTCTCCGAAAAAGGAAAAG GAGGGAAGTAA